A single region of the Jatrophihabitans sp. GAS493 genome encodes:
- a CDS encoding hydantoinase/oxoprolinase family protein, with translation MTANENVGNVKEQGGEYVIGVDIGGTFTDCVVTDSRGRITIGKASSTPPDFHRGFIDSIAAAARRLDLTAADLIARAGSIVHGCTVGTNALVEKRTAKVALLTTAGHRDTVFFMQAGNRLAGLDPREIAHLAGQTKPEPLVPKSLVAEITERIATDGRIIVGLDEQAARATVRRLAADGVEAFAITLLWSTANDIHERMLANIVREEAPDAFVSVSSEVVPRQGEYQRAIATLINAMIGPVTSAYLGQLGEQLAGLGYGGALSIMSCTGGLIEAARARTLPLLTIGSGPVAGLIGAGKLARASAGETDLASVNVLTGDMGGTTFDVGIIRGGLPVTRSTTRYGQFEYFVPTLDVRSVGAGGGSIVAYDEQTRSLRVGPRSAGAVPGPAAYLRGGTEATVTDADLVLGYLNPEYFLGGDLALGGKAAHDALERAGRPLGFTAAQTAAAAARIVDDQMADAIRLSSVHQGYDPRSCVMYAYGGAGAVHCPAVARQLGIRTVVMPLGDLAAGWSAFGVGAADAMLVQDAPVSFASPFDAQLLNGAWKQLEEQVWAAVPPAMREAGVTLDRFVEMRYSLQVNELRVPAPGGTYGPAEVASLTASFEQEYERLFGEGSGYAAAGFVITSLRVSARAQITSFELTAAGAGEAYDLQPSSHRDVLWYELGSTPIATPVYSGQNITSGARVTGPAIVEFVDTTLVLRQGQSAIVDAWNSIVIEA, from the coding sequence GTGACCGCGAACGAGAACGTTGGGAATGTTAAAGAGCAGGGTGGCGAATATGTCATCGGCGTCGACATCGGTGGGACCTTCACCGACTGCGTAGTCACCGACAGTCGGGGGCGCATCACGATCGGCAAGGCGTCCTCCACGCCTCCGGATTTCCACCGCGGCTTCATCGACTCAATCGCCGCGGCCGCGCGTCGCCTGGACCTCACCGCGGCCGACTTGATCGCCCGGGCCGGCTCGATCGTCCACGGCTGCACTGTCGGCACCAACGCCCTGGTCGAAAAGCGCACCGCGAAAGTCGCGCTGTTGACCACCGCCGGGCATCGCGACACCGTGTTCTTCATGCAGGCCGGCAACCGGCTTGCGGGCCTGGACCCGCGCGAGATCGCGCATCTGGCCGGACAGACCAAACCGGAGCCACTGGTTCCCAAGTCGCTGGTCGCGGAGATCACCGAGCGCATCGCGACGGACGGCCGCATCATCGTCGGCCTCGACGAGCAGGCCGCCCGCGCCACCGTCCGGCGACTGGCCGCCGACGGCGTGGAGGCTTTCGCCATCACCCTGCTGTGGTCGACGGCGAACGACATCCACGAGCGGATGCTGGCCAACATCGTTCGCGAGGAGGCGCCGGACGCGTTCGTCTCGGTGAGCTCGGAGGTCGTGCCCCGGCAAGGCGAGTACCAGCGAGCAATCGCCACGCTCATCAACGCAATGATCGGACCAGTGACCAGTGCGTACCTCGGCCAACTCGGTGAGCAGCTCGCGGGCCTCGGCTATGGAGGCGCACTGTCGATCATGAGCTGCACCGGGGGCCTCATCGAAGCCGCCCGCGCCCGCACGCTGCCGCTGCTCACCATCGGGTCCGGGCCGGTCGCCGGCCTGATCGGCGCCGGAAAGCTAGCCCGGGCCTCGGCCGGCGAGACGGACCTGGCGTCAGTCAACGTCCTCACCGGAGACATGGGTGGTACGACGTTCGACGTCGGAATCATCCGCGGCGGCCTGCCAGTGACGCGCTCCACGACGCGATACGGCCAATTCGAATACTTCGTGCCCACTCTCGACGTCCGCTCGGTCGGCGCCGGTGGTGGCAGCATCGTGGCCTACGACGAGCAGACCCGCAGCCTGCGGGTGGGCCCACGAAGTGCCGGTGCGGTGCCGGGACCGGCGGCGTATCTGCGCGGTGGCACGGAAGCGACAGTGACCGACGCCGACCTGGTTCTCGGCTACCTCAACCCCGAATACTTCCTCGGCGGAGACTTGGCGCTGGGCGGCAAGGCTGCGCACGACGCGCTGGAGCGGGCCGGCCGGCCGCTCGGATTTACCGCAGCCCAGACCGCCGCCGCGGCGGCTCGCATCGTCGACGACCAGATGGCCGACGCGATCCGTCTGTCGAGCGTGCACCAGGGATACGACCCGCGTTCGTGTGTCATGTACGCCTACGGGGGCGCCGGCGCGGTGCACTGCCCGGCGGTGGCGCGCCAGCTTGGCATCCGTACCGTGGTCATGCCGCTGGGCGACCTGGCGGCCGGCTGGTCGGCGTTCGGTGTCGGTGCCGCCGACGCGATGCTCGTCCAGGATGCACCGGTCAGCTTCGCATCACCGTTCGACGCCCAGTTGCTCAACGGGGCATGGAAGCAGCTCGAGGAACAGGTCTGGGCCGCCGTCCCGCCGGCAATGCGCGAGGCGGGAGTGACTCTGGACCGCTTCGTCGAGATGCGCTACTCGCTACAGGTCAACGAGCTGCGGGTGCCCGCGCCCGGGGGGACGTACGGGCCGGCAGAGGTTGCTTCCTTGACGGCCAGTTTCGAGCAGGAGTACGAGCGGCTCTTCGGTGAGGGGAGCGGCTACGCCGCTGCCGGATTTGTCATCACGTCTCTGCGGGTCAGCGCGCGGGCGCAGATCACCTCGTTCGAACTCACCGCCGCCGGCGCCGGCGAGGCCTACGACCTCCAGCCGAGCTCGCACCGCGACGTGCTGTGGTACGAGCTGGGGAGCACGCCTATCGCCACACCGGTGTACTCAGGACAGAACATCACCAGCGGCGCGAGGGTCACCGGACCGGCGATCGTGGAGTTCGTGGACACGACCCTGGTGCTTCGGCAAGGCCAGAGTGCGATCGTCGACGCCTGGAACAGCATTGTGATCGAGGCCTGA
- a CDS encoding thiolase family protein, with the protein MRDAVIVGAVRTPIGRRNGAYANVHPIDLSAYVLQGLVNKTGIDPAVIDDVIWGCVQQVGGQSLNPARLAALAAGFPETVPGTSVDRQCGSSQQSVHFAAAAVVSGQCDVVVAGGVESMTMVPMGASMADPAYGAPYGPLFSQRYPDEPNQGVGAEMVAEKWGFSRSQLDEYAVQSHERTAAAIDAGAFTEQYVEIPGTGLTVDQGLRRGTSLDVLAGLKPAFKSDGVIHAGNSSQISDGSGALLITTSEKAAELGLKPLVRLHTFAVAGSDPVIMLTGPIPATAKALARSGLSINEIGAFEINEAFAPVPLAWQVETGADPKNLNPLGGAIAVGHPLGGSGAILMTRLVHNMVDNGIQYGLQSMCEGGGMANATILELL; encoded by the coding sequence ATGCGGGATGCGGTCATCGTCGGCGCGGTTCGGACGCCGATCGGCAGGCGGAACGGTGCGTATGCCAACGTACATCCGATCGACCTGTCGGCCTACGTGCTTCAGGGTCTGGTGAATAAGACTGGGATCGACCCGGCCGTCATCGACGACGTCATCTGGGGCTGCGTGCAGCAGGTGGGCGGTCAGTCGCTGAATCCGGCTCGGCTGGCGGCGCTGGCTGCCGGCTTCCCCGAGACCGTGCCCGGCACCTCCGTGGACCGGCAGTGCGGCTCGTCGCAGCAATCGGTGCACTTCGCCGCGGCAGCGGTTGTCTCCGGCCAGTGCGACGTCGTGGTCGCCGGTGGCGTCGAGAGCATGACGATGGTCCCCATGGGCGCGTCGATGGCCGACCCGGCCTATGGCGCGCCGTACGGTCCGCTGTTCAGCCAGCGCTACCCCGATGAGCCAAACCAGGGCGTCGGCGCCGAGATGGTAGCGGAAAAGTGGGGTTTTTCGCGCAGTCAGCTCGACGAATACGCTGTACAGTCCCACGAGCGCACGGCCGCTGCGATCGACGCCGGCGCCTTTACCGAGCAGTATGTCGAGATCCCCGGTACCGGCCTGACCGTCGACCAGGGATTGCGTCGCGGGACATCCCTTGACGTCCTCGCCGGTCTAAAACCCGCATTCAAATCTGACGGTGTCATCCACGCCGGCAATTCCTCGCAGATCTCCGACGGCTCCGGCGCGCTCCTGATCACAACCAGCGAGAAGGCGGCCGAACTCGGGCTGAAGCCACTGGTCCGCCTGCACACGTTCGCGGTCGCCGGCAGTGATCCGGTCATCATGCTCACCGGCCCGATTCCGGCGACGGCCAAGGCGCTGGCCCGTTCCGGCCTGTCGATCAACGAGATCGGTGCATTCGAGATCAACGAGGCCTTCGCACCGGTCCCGCTGGCGTGGCAGGTCGAGACCGGCGCCGACCCGAAGAACCTCAACCCGCTGGGCGGTGCCATCGCGGTCGGTCACCCCTTGGGTGGTTCAGGGGCAATCCTGATGACCCGACTGGTACACAACATGGTCGACAACGGCATCCAGTACGGCCTGCAGAGCATGTGCGAGGGTGGCGGCATGGCCAACGCAACCATCCTCGAACTGCTATGA
- a CDS encoding ATP-binding cassette domain-containing protein — MNFFLYLILGLGAGAVYGLLAQGIIVIYRTSRVLNFAQGAIAMASAYTFVNLSITHGWPSWVALIVTTLLAAVLGVLVQLLVMGPMHQASPLARVSATLGLLITLESAISLHYGTEGTIVRSFLPNGAVHLWHDASVGADRLILVGIGAVVTAILWLVYHLTQLGRLTTGVSQNPVAVASLGHSPARLAMVNWAIGCGLAGFCGCLVVPLTGLQISTLTMLVVPALAAAIAGNFVSFPGTFAAGLAIGAAESIVQNYVHTPGWPEAVPFIAIVVLCVVRGGSLPTRDTMLERLPKVGSARFGRTGIVTVCVLAFVFVNVGPQSWIAPVETTALIALIGLSIVVVMGFAGQLNLAPYALAGISCLLAAHVAESWGWSLVPCLLVGAVAAVPVGLLVAMPALRTRGANLAAATLGLGVVVQDLIFSNSDYTGGFTGMTTGTPNLFGWSLDSDLHPARYASLVIVVLLVAGIAVVNIRRSSSGRRLLAVRGNERAAASLGISVWGAKLYAFSVSAFLAGAYGVLSQFQTGTVTFLTFSPLASLLLVGSVVLGAVGYASGAFVAGIIATGGILSNWLGFTQIDKYLPLISGLALMLTLVLNPSGLVPGTIDSVRMLLRKLIKTAPAEVGEAAHTPESVEVPEPTDATAPAVGADAVAGRRTSITRLRQTDRVEPLPLEVTGLSVSFGRVQAVRDVALTVQPGEVLGLIGPNGAGKTTAIDAITGFVNASGSIKLGGVELAGYSAYKRAARGLSRSFQAIELFDDLSLAENLSVGAEGAAGISYLRDILAPRGSKLSPTTEAAVEMFGLAPYLNQLPGDLPFAVRRLAGIARCVAKSPSVVLLDEPAAGLGQHELGELDDLIRRLAKDMGMGVVLVEHHLELVMSVCDRIQVLTLGSTLAVGTPAEVSANAEVRVAYMGEATEATDALDADLAEALSGTE, encoded by the coding sequence ATGAACTTCTTCCTTTATCTGATCCTCGGGCTCGGTGCCGGTGCGGTCTACGGGCTGCTGGCACAGGGGATCATCGTCATCTACCGCACGTCCCGGGTGCTCAACTTTGCCCAGGGCGCGATCGCGATGGCCAGTGCGTACACCTTCGTGAACCTCTCCATCACCCACGGCTGGCCGTCATGGGTGGCCCTGATCGTCACGACGTTGCTTGCGGCCGTGCTCGGTGTGTTGGTCCAGCTGCTGGTGATGGGCCCGATGCATCAGGCCTCGCCGCTGGCTCGGGTCTCGGCCACGCTCGGTCTGCTGATCACGCTGGAGTCGGCGATCTCGCTGCACTACGGGACGGAGGGCACGATCGTTCGGAGCTTCCTGCCCAATGGGGCGGTCCACCTCTGGCATGATGCCAGTGTCGGCGCGGACCGGCTCATTCTGGTCGGCATCGGCGCCGTCGTGACCGCGATCCTCTGGCTGGTCTACCACCTCACCCAGTTGGGCCGTTTGACCACGGGTGTATCGCAGAACCCGGTCGCGGTAGCCAGCCTCGGTCACTCACCGGCGCGGTTGGCCATGGTGAACTGGGCGATCGGCTGCGGCCTCGCCGGATTCTGTGGTTGCCTGGTCGTACCGTTGACCGGCCTGCAGATCTCCACCCTGACGATGCTCGTCGTCCCTGCCCTGGCGGCAGCCATCGCCGGCAACTTCGTGTCGTTCCCCGGTACTTTTGCGGCGGGTCTGGCCATCGGTGCCGCCGAGTCGATTGTGCAGAACTACGTGCACACGCCGGGCTGGCCGGAGGCTGTGCCCTTCATCGCGATCGTCGTGCTCTGTGTCGTACGCGGAGGCAGCCTGCCGACCCGTGACACGATGTTGGAGCGGCTGCCCAAGGTCGGCAGCGCCCGATTCGGGCGCACCGGCATAGTGACCGTGTGCGTCCTTGCCTTCGTGTTCGTCAACGTCGGTCCGCAGTCCTGGATCGCTCCGGTGGAGACTACGGCGCTGATCGCGCTGATCGGACTCTCGATCGTGGTGGTGATGGGCTTTGCGGGTCAACTCAACCTCGCCCCGTACGCGCTCGCCGGGATCTCCTGCCTGCTGGCCGCTCACGTCGCCGAATCGTGGGGTTGGTCCCTGGTGCCATGCCTGCTCGTCGGCGCTGTGGCGGCGGTGCCGGTCGGACTGCTCGTCGCCATGCCCGCCCTACGCACCCGCGGCGCCAATCTCGCCGCGGCCACCCTGGGCCTCGGCGTGGTCGTTCAGGACCTGATCTTCAGCAACTCCGACTACACCGGTGGCTTCACCGGAATGACCACCGGAACGCCGAACTTGTTCGGATGGTCGCTGGACTCGGATCTGCACCCGGCCCGCTATGCCAGCCTGGTGATCGTCGTACTGCTGGTGGCGGGCATCGCCGTCGTCAACATCCGACGCAGCTCCTCAGGGCGCCGGCTTCTGGCCGTACGCGGGAACGAGCGAGCCGCCGCGTCGCTTGGCATAAGTGTGTGGGGTGCCAAGCTCTACGCGTTCTCGGTCTCGGCCTTTCTCGCCGGCGCCTACGGTGTGCTGAGCCAGTTCCAGACCGGCACCGTCACGTTCCTGACGTTCTCTCCGCTGGCGTCGCTGCTGCTGGTGGGCTCCGTTGTCCTCGGCGCGGTCGGCTATGCCAGCGGCGCCTTTGTCGCGGGGATCATCGCCACCGGCGGGATCCTCTCGAACTGGCTCGGTTTCACCCAAATCGACAAGTACCTGCCGCTGATCAGCGGGCTGGCACTCATGCTGACCCTCGTGCTGAACCCGAGCGGACTCGTGCCGGGGACAATCGACAGTGTCCGGATGCTGCTTCGCAAGCTGATCAAAACGGCACCCGCCGAGGTGGGCGAGGCCGCGCACACACCTGAGTCGGTGGAGGTGCCGGAACCGACCGACGCCACTGCTCCGGCGGTCGGCGCAGACGCTGTCGCGGGCCGCCGCACCAGTATCACCAGGCTCCGCCAGACCGATCGGGTAGAGCCCCTGCCGCTGGAGGTAACCGGCTTATCCGTGTCCTTCGGCCGGGTGCAGGCGGTTCGGGACGTGGCGCTGACTGTCCAGCCGGGCGAGGTGCTCGGTCTCATCGGCCCGAATGGCGCCGGCAAGACCACGGCAATCGATGCCATCACCGGGTTCGTGAACGCCAGTGGCTCGATCAAGCTCGGCGGGGTGGAACTGGCCGGCTACTCAGCTTATAAGCGAGCGGCCCGTGGCCTGTCGCGATCCTTCCAAGCGATCGAACTCTTCGACGACCTCAGCCTGGCCGAGAACCTCTCGGTCGGCGCCGAGGGCGCCGCGGGTATCAGCTACCTGCGCGACATCCTCGCGCCCCGCGGTAGCAAGCTATCGCCCACCACTGAGGCTGCGGTCGAGATGTTCGGCCTCGCGCCCTATCTCAACCAGCTGCCGGGCGACCTGCCCTTCGCCGTCCGGCGTCTGGCCGGCATCGCGCGCTGTGTCGCGAAGTCGCCGTCTGTGGTGCTGCTGGACGAGCCGGCCGCGGGGCTCGGCCAGCACGAGCTGGGCGAGCTGGATGACCTGATCCGGCGTCTGGCCAAGGACATGGGCATGGGCGTCGTTCTCGTGGAGCATCACCTCGAGCTGGTGATGTCGGTATGTGATCGCATTCAGGTGCTGACCCTCGGGTCGACGCTGGCCGTAGGCACGCCCGCGGAGGTCTCCGCGAACGCGGAGGTGCGGGTTGCCTACATGGGCGAAGCCACCGAGGCCACCGACGCGCTCGATGCCGATCTGGCAGAGGCACTCTCCGGAACAGAGTGA
- a CDS encoding MBL fold metallo-hydrolase, whose protein sequence is MELVRPGLWSVPTVFPDNPLRYVLSYAMQYAGGIALVDTGWSSEASWEGLVSGLGSVGWSIGDVKAILVTHAHGDHYGLVRRIRQHSDAWVALHPADLEMQARVGTPEEYCREEAEWFRRRGGVTGDFELLVGDADTFEDMKIAPDRLLSDGDRPLGPGTSLISVWTPGHTPGHTCFYDSGTEVLLTGDHLLPRITPNISTSPFLPTEGLSDYLASLEKLLTLRADEVLPAHEYRFRGLRQRVHDVITHHQERLAEVLRALHDTPGLSTAEVSGLLHWSRPWEQMRGVQRRFAMGEAHAHLLYLERRGYLRNTGTDIDSWFAVRDDEPVLI, encoded by the coding sequence GTGGAGCTGGTGCGCCCTGGCCTCTGGTCGGTCCCCACCGTCTTCCCCGACAACCCGCTGCGCTACGTCCTCAGCTACGCCATGCAGTACGCGGGCGGTATTGCCCTGGTCGACACCGGCTGGTCAAGCGAAGCATCCTGGGAGGGGCTCGTCAGCGGACTCGGCTCGGTCGGCTGGTCGATCGGGGACGTCAAGGCGATCCTGGTGACTCACGCTCACGGAGACCACTACGGCCTGGTGCGCCGCATCAGGCAACACAGCGACGCCTGGGTCGCCCTACACCCGGCCGACCTCGAAATGCAGGCACGTGTGGGCACGCCCGAGGAGTACTGCCGCGAGGAGGCGGAGTGGTTTCGTCGGCGCGGCGGCGTCACCGGCGATTTCGAATTGCTGGTCGGCGACGCCGACACTTTCGAGGACATGAAAATCGCGCCCGACCGCCTGCTCTCCGACGGCGACCGGCCGCTCGGTCCTGGAACCAGCCTGATCTCGGTCTGGACCCCGGGGCACACGCCCGGCCACACCTGCTTCTACGACTCCGGGACCGAGGTTCTCCTGACCGGAGACCACTTGCTGCCCCGGATCACCCCCAATATCAGCACGAGTCCCTTCCTGCCGACCGAGGGTCTCAGCGACTACCTGGCCTCGCTGGAGAAGCTGCTGACACTGCGAGCCGATGAGGTACTTCCTGCGCACGAGTACCGGTTCCGCGGCCTGCGGCAACGGGTTCACGACGTCATCACCCATCACCAAGAACGACTAGCCGAGGTGCTGCGGGCGTTGCACGACACCCCGGGACTGAGCACCGCCGAGGTGTCCGGACTGCTGCACTGGAGCCGGCCATGGGAGCAGATGCGCGGCGTACAGCGGCGGTTCGCGATGGGCGAGGCGCATGCGCATCTGCTGTACCTGGAGCGCCGCGGATACCTGCGCAATACCGGGACGGATATCGACAGCTGGTTCGCAGTGCGCGACGATGAGCCGGTCCTGATTTAA
- a CDS encoding SDR family NAD(P)-dependent oxidoreductase: MNLEGTSAVVTGGASGLGEATVRRLAKAGVTVVIADLQSERGTALADEVGGIFCRVDVTDTDDIIAAVEAAAAAAPLRSAVNCAGIGIPARTIGRDGRYESAHDLDSYRRVLDIDLVGTFDMIRIAATAMSRLEPLDSGVRGAIVNTASVAAEDGQIGQAAYSSAKAGIVGMTLPIARDLGAVGIRINTILPGYFLTPAYGTGPKSEEIIAKFTEDIVFPRRFGRTEEFASLAYELLTNDYLNGESIRLDAAARMPPKTI, translated from the coding sequence ATGAATCTCGAGGGAACGAGCGCCGTCGTCACCGGCGGCGCGTCCGGGCTGGGCGAGGCCACGGTCCGCCGACTGGCCAAGGCGGGCGTGACAGTCGTCATCGCCGATCTGCAGTCCGAACGCGGAACGGCGCTGGCCGATGAGGTCGGCGGCATCTTCTGCCGCGTCGACGTCACCGACACCGACGACATCATCGCCGCTGTCGAGGCCGCCGCCGCCGCCGCGCCGCTTCGTTCCGCCGTGAATTGCGCTGGCATAGGTATCCCGGCCCGCACCATCGGCCGCGATGGCAGGTACGAGTCCGCGCACGACCTGGACAGCTACAGACGGGTCCTGGACATCGACCTGGTCGGCACGTTCGACATGATCCGCATCGCGGCAACCGCGATGAGCCGTCTCGAACCACTGGACTCCGGAGTACGCGGGGCAATCGTCAACACCGCCTCGGTAGCTGCCGAGGACGGCCAGATCGGCCAGGCCGCCTACTCCAGCGCCAAGGCCGGAATCGTTGGCATGACGCTGCCGATCGCGCGTGACCTCGGTGCTGTGGGAATCCGGATCAACACGATCCTGCCGGGCTATTTCCTTACTCCGGCTTACGGAACCGGGCCGAAGTCGGAGGAGATCATTGCCAAGTTCACCGAGGACATCGTCTTCCCCCGTCGCTTCGGGCGCACGGAGGAGTTCGCCTCGCTGGCCTACGAGCTGCTCACCAACGACTACCTCAACGGCGAATCGATCCGGCTCGACGCGGCGGCCCGAATGCCACCGAAGACGATCTGA